In the genome of Lacerta agilis isolate rLacAgi1 chromosome 2, rLacAgi1.pri, whole genome shotgun sequence, one region contains:
- the LOC117042299 gene encoding uncharacterized protein LOC117042299: protein MKEEDNSEAKVTQDERNYKQKAHCRLMRKQKNGISLWKNTGKLRKRLQSKEKSQESLKETKERAPTLSCEETSESAENSAEDFNTEWTIFNDFFFSSDVAPCNEFIPYYRTYSNLVEIPLEINTEMSHENAEGEEVQSDGCVFNPKYEDEPLKDVSLTTGYFPYYRTYEEYFGSSDLPSEIHSRAESEESAANSAEEIKSEISCETEEVSEDTDIQENCETSEDTSQCAESLQFTENQVLTDSIVESCDSDLSLFDEILNLRQSPSDRGYFPYYRTYGKLLLGPEASSNVLCSSRDALEMFGMESEGTLPETRDNDNGCSVC, encoded by the exons ATGAAGGAGGAGGACAACTCAGAGGCTAAAGTAACCCAGGATGAAAGGAATTATAAGCAGAAAGCACACTGCCGATTAATGAGGAAACAGAAAAATGGGATTTCACTCTGGAAGAACACTGGGAAGTTAAGGAAAAGGTTGCAGTCAAAGGAG AAAAGCCAAGAAAgtttaaaagaaacaaaggaaagagCACCAACTCTCTCCTGTGAAGAAACCTCCGAGTCAGCTGAGAATAGCGCTGAGGATTTTAATACCGAGTGGaccatttttaatgattttttcttCTCAAGTGATGTGGCACCCTGTAATGAGTTCATACCTTATTACAGGACATACTCAAACCTTGTGGAAATCCCTCTGGAGATAAATACAGAAATGAGCCATGAGAATGCAGAAGGAGAAGAAGTTCAAAGCGATGGCTGTGTCTTTAATCCTAAGTATGAAGATGAGCCTCTAAAGGACGTGAGTCTCACCACTGGATATTTTCCATATTATAGAACATATGAGGAATACTTTGGCAGCTCAGATCTTCCCAGTGAAATACACAGTAGAGCAGAGAGTGAAGAGAGTGCAGCAAACAGTGCAGAGGAAATCAAGAGTGAAATTAGCTGTGAAACTGAGGAAGTATCTGAAGATACT GATATTCAGGAAAACTGTGAAACATCAGAGGATACTAGCCAATGTGCTGAGAGTCTTCAGTTCACTGAAAACCAAGTATTAACTGACTCCATTGTTGAGTCCTGCGATTCTGACCTCTCTCTCTTTGATGAAATTTTAAACCTAAGGCAATCACCTTCTGACAGGGGTTATTTTCCATATTATAGAACGTATGGGAAATTGCTTCTCGGCCCAGAAGCCTCAAGTAATGTGCTCTGTAGCAGCAGAGATGCACTGGAAATGTTTGGTATGGAAAGTGAAGGAACTTTACCGGAAACTAGGGACAATGACAATGGCTGCTCAGTGTGCTGA